The Amycolatopsis nigrescens CSC17Ta-90 genomic interval TCGTCGACGACCAGCATCGCCGATTCGGCTTCCCGCACCTCGTCGAGACGGCCCAGCGTGCCGAAGGTGGTGACCGCGACCCCGCCGGTGCGCAGCCAGCGCCGGGCCGCGGCCGCCCGGTTCGGGCCGTGCAGGCTGTGCGGGGTCAGCCTGCTGTGCTTGGTGATCTCGTTCAGCCAGTTCATCTGCACACTGGCCGGGCAGACGACCAGGAAGCGCCGCTGCCCACCGGCCGCCAGATGGGCCAGCACCGCCAGCGCCTGCACCGTCTTGCCGAGCCCCATCTCGTCGCCGAGGATCGACCGTTCCTGGTGGATGGCGTACTGCGCACCGAAAACCTGGTAGCCGCGCAGCGTCGCCTTGAGCTCGCTGGTGTCCAGCGGGACGGCGGTGATCCGCTGCCGGAGCTCGGCCGGCACGAAACCCTGCGCCGCTTCCAGATCGACGTCGTCACCAGCGCCGCCGACGGTGGACAGCAGCGCGTTGACCGACGCCGCGTCGGTGGCGTACGCACGCCAGAGCTTCTCGTCGGTGTACCCGGCCAAGCCGACCGTGCGCTCGTGTCTTTCGACCGCGTCCCGAAGCTCCTGGGCGAGCGAGGTGGCGCAGCACGCCTCCAACTCGGCCAGCGCGACCAGCGCGGTCCGTTTTTTCGACCGGCGGGAAAGCAGCATGGTCCGCCGCCTTGTCGTCGGACCGGCGGCTTCCAGCAGTGGCGTCGCCTGCTCGCTGAACTCACGGTGCAGCGGGCCGAGCGCGACGGCCGCATCGTCGGCGAACCGGATGGCGGTGAGCGTCGCCAGCAGGTCGCGTTGCGGCGGATCGGGATGGTCGGCCCGGAACCGGAACCGGGTGGACCCGGCCAGCTGGGTCGCGATCGACCGGGCGGCCCGGTAGATCGGCTCGGCCGTTTTCGGGCCGATACCGGGAATCGCGGTGAGCTCCTCGGCGGAGGCGTCCGCGACCTGTGCGACCGTCCGGTACCCGGCGGCGTGCACGGCGTCGAGCTTGCCGCCCTTGCCGGTGACCTCCCGCAACGCCGACACCGGTTTCTCCGCCAGTTCGGCCCGCACCTGCCGCAGCGTCAGCCCGGCCACCTGCCGCTCGGCCAACGCCCGCAGCTCCGCCGGCTGTGCGAGCAACGTCTCCGCGCGCCGGAGCAGGCTCGCGGTCTCGTCAGCGAGGGCTCGCGCACCGGCACCGACCTTCGACCTGGCCGCTTCGACGGCGGCGGCAGCGGCATCGGGGACCTGCGGCAAGTCGCACCTCCGGGCAAACACTCGGATTTGCCTTGGCGATTCGTACGTGACGACAATATGGCGTGAATTCGGAGCCCAGCCGACCGGCGGCACCGGGAACCCTGTCCGTGGTGACGGCACTGCTCCCCCGGGTCGACGAAATCGCCGCCGCCGTGGTGCTGCGCTGCGCCGAAGAGATCCCGGCCTACCGGCTGCTGCCGGCAAGCGTCATCGAAAGCGATCTCGTCGCGAACACCAAGGCCGTCCTGGAGCTGTTCTTCAGCACCGTCGCCGAAGGCAGGGCGCCGACCGACCGGGAACTCGAACTGCCGGTCACCTGGGGCTCCGAACGCGCGCGGGACGGTCTGCCGCTGGACGCGGTGCTGCGGATGTACCCGCTCGGCGCGCAGGAGGCGTGGCGGCTCGCCAACGAGACCACCGACCCGGCCCGGCGCCTGGAGCTGCTGGACATGGTCGGCCGGCTGCTCGATTTCCTGGCCATCGTGCTGCCCCAAGTCGCGGCCGCCTACCTGCGGGAACGGGACGACCTGGACTGGGAGCGGCGGGAAGGGCGGCAGAACCTGGCCAGCACCCTGCTGGCCGGACGCCCCGCCGAACGGGCCGCTGAGCGATCGGGGCGCGGGCTCGCCGAGCGCTACCGCGTGGTCGTGTTCCACCTGCCCGAGCTGCCAGCCGACACCAGCACCCGCGCCACCACCGACCGGTTCCGCTCGATCCAGCACGAGCTCGACGCCGAGCAGGACG includes:
- a CDS encoding DEAD/DEAH box helicase, coding for MPQVPDAAAAAVEAARSKVGAGARALADETASLLRRAETLLAQPAELRALAERQVAGLTLRQVRAELAEKPVSALREVTGKGGKLDAVHAAGYRTVAQVADASAEELTAIPGIGPKTAEPIYRAARSIATQLAGSTRFRFRADHPDPPQRDLLATLTAIRFADDAAVALGPLHREFSEQATPLLEAAGPTTRRRTMLLSRRSKKRTALVALAELEACCATSLAQELRDAVERHERTVGLAGYTDEKLWRAYATDAASVNALLSTVGGAGDDVDLEAAQGFVPAELRQRITAVPLDTSELKATLRGYQVFGAQYAIHQERSILGDEMGLGKTVQALAVLAHLAAGGQRRFLVVCPASVQMNWLNEITKHSRLTPHSLHGPNRAAAARRWLRTGGVAVTTFGTLGRLDEVREAESAMLVVDEAHYVKNPKAERSRMVAAAAARAQRALFLTGTPMENRVEEFRTLVGYLQPGIARRVDAHDAVAGANRFRRAVAPVYLRRNQEDVLTELPEKIEVDDWVLLRSADQAAYLAAVRSRNLMAMRQAAFESVYSAKLERISEIVEEAREEERKVIVFSFFLGVLGKIQAAIGAEAAGPISGRVPPGERQRLVDEFTARRGHAVLLSQIEAGGVGLNVQAASVVILAEPQWKPSTEDQAVARAHRMGQIRTVQVHRLLAKDSVDERMREVQERKRLLFDEFARKSDAKDLDRRAVDAAEHRPDTLDDESLPVAERIVLAERHRLGLS
- a CDS encoding PucR family transcriptional regulator, yielding MTALLPRVDEIAAAVVLRCAEEIPAYRLLPASVIESDLVANTKAVLELFFSTVAEGRAPTDRELELPVTWGSERARDGLPLDAVLRMYPLGAQEAWRLANETTDPARRLELLDMVGRLLDFLAIVLPQVAAAYLRERDDLDWERREGRQNLASTLLAGRPAERAAERSGRGLAERYRVVVFHLPELPADTSTRATTDRFRSIQHELDAEQDVLTTFERDGGVLLVPAGQDGQAGQDRRARAEVARLLGRIDKAAGTRCAAGAATADGHAGIPAAHDEATEVLNLAEQLGRPPGIHWLADLAIEYQIAQPGPARASLARILAPLDAHPHLLDALRSFINTGYNRGEAATALTIHRNTLTYRLGRIQTITGYDATRAEDARQLAAAMTAYDITRKTGHPAS